TGGGCCTGCCACAGTTCTACCCAGGAAAAAGGACCTTACCAGCTCAGTACAAgcctctggaggaagtgggaagctTCTGACTCAGAATAGCCCTGTGCACCTCTGGGAAGGCTTGTGGCCCAGCTATGAAGTCAAGGGCTGAACCATCCCAGGCCCCATGTTCCTCAGAGTGAGTGTAGTATTGACCTTGTTAGGCCAATAGGATTCAGGCAATGAGGTATCCAGGCAAATTGTGCAGGCTCAGCCTTACCCTCATCCCTCAGTGTCCAAAGAGGGGCAGGCACTAGATAGAGCGTGTAGGAGGAGGCAGGATTGATGTAGGCTGAGTCTGAGGATGAACACAGAGGGTCAGCCTTTCAGGgtggcttctggcttctggccAAAGATGAGGCCCTGAGAAGGGGCAGTGCCGGAGGAGTGGAGACTGAGCTCGTCCCAGGGTGTGCCTGCCAAAGCCATTCTGAGTGGATGACCGTACCAAGGGACAAAGGAGATAATCCTAGAAACTCCCGCTCAGATATTGTTGGAGTCCCATGGTCATTTTTCTCCAGGCCCCGTCATGTTAGTCAAGTCCAGACATGGACCATACCCACCAGTTACAGGGTGCATGCAGCCCAGGGTCCTTGAACTGTACCCAAGCTGTGTGGCCTTCACACTGCCACACTGCTGATGGGCCCCAGAATGGGCAGAGACAGAACTAGACCAGACCAATGGTAGGGATGTGAATCCTTTATTGGAGTGAGGCCAGGTACTCCCTGCTTGGCTGCTGGGTGCTCCcccagtggtggggtggggtggggcagggcggTTAGGACTCCGACTCAAACATCTTCTTCCGGCCCTCCATGCCAGACTTCTCCTCAATATTCTTCCTCCAGTCACCCACATCACGCAGGTCCCGCTCCTGAGAGGGTAGGACCAGAGAGCCCTCAGACCCAGCCCAGTCTTCTCCAGACCACCCTGGGcctcagttcactctctctgAATGGGACAGTGAGCGAACTCCCCTGGAAGCGGCCTACCTTCTCGGTGTCCTCCTTCTTGACCTGCTTCAGGTTGGCCCTCAGGTCCATGCACACCTTGTGCTTAGAGCCCAGCAAGGCCTTCAGCATGGCATCAGCCGACATACGCACCCTCCGAAGTGGAGGCCTCTTGAACTTGCCCCTCAGGTCAAATAGCTTCTGGTTCATGTCTTCCAgctgagaggaaggagcaggaggtTTAGGGACCTGGCAGCCCCCATGTCCCTGACCTTGGCCTTACTTTCACACCAACTGGTTTCATCCCACATCAGTTGGCCTCACCGCCATACCGTTTGGCTTCACCCCTTGTCACCGAGctgtccctcctgcccctctcatGAACCCTGAAGTCACTGACTCCACCCCATGCCATCTGTCCCACCCCCATGCCACTGGCTCCTTCCTCTTACCTCCTTGCTGCTCTTCTGTACCTTCACCTCCATGTCATATTTCTCCTCCTCAGCCACGTCGATCTTAGCATGCAGTTGTTTGCAGAGTTCCTGGGTGGGCAAGCAGCGGGTGGGTGGCCACCCTGATGCTTGAGGACCACAGTCCCCTCCCAGGCCTGTCCCACCAGGCCTGACCTGCTGAGGAATAGGGGTAGCAGGGCCTTGGGTGGTATGTGGCAGGAAGGGACTACCTGCACTTCAGACATGGAGCCTGGGATATGCAGAGGCGGGCAGTGCTCTGACAGGTAGTTTTGCTTCTCAGATTCGCGGCGGctttcctctttctccagctCCGTGGCCGCAATCTGGAGCATCACACTCTGAGAAGCGGAATGGTGGGAGTGAGGGTCTGCAGtaactccctcccccacccctgtacCCCCAGCCCTCTACAGCAGCCCACCCCTACCTTCAGGTGCTGTCTCCGGGCCGTGATGGCCCTGTTGCGCTTCTGCAGAATCGGACAGAGAGGGCAGAGTCAGGCCTTGGCTAGAGCTCTGGCCTCCTTAGAGCCATCTACCCAGGCTCCCAAGGAGGCCACAGGGCCACTGCCCAGGGCCCCGTTTTTCCCAGTCCAGAGCCTGCTTCAGGAACACGCGCTTGTGGTGCTGACACTTGGCTTAGGTGGCACACAGGGCTGAAGGGGGTGCTGGGGTttgggaatggggaggggggtgtGGCCAGGGCTCAGAGGCTGTGGGCAAGGGGAGGCCTGGGAGGTGAGTGGTGAGCAGAAATCAGAAAGGAGAAGTGATTCCCTTGTGATTAGGCTCAAATCTCACTTCCCTCTCACtaggcacca
The sequence above is drawn from the Peromyscus leucopus breed LL Stock chromosome 1, UCI_PerLeu_2.1, whole genome shotgun sequence genome and encodes:
- the Tnni2 gene encoding troponin I, fast skeletal muscle yields the protein MGDEEKRNRAITARRQHLKSVMLQIAATELEKEESRRESEKQNYLSEHCPPLHIPGSMSEVQELCKQLHAKIDVAEEEKYDMEVKVQKSSKELEDMNQKLFDLRGKFKRPPLRRVRMSADAMLKALLGSKHKVCMDLRANLKQVKKEDTEKERDLRDVGDWRKNIEEKSGMEGRKKMFESES